One Chanodichthys erythropterus isolate Z2021 chromosome 22, ASM2448905v1, whole genome shotgun sequence DNA window includes the following coding sequences:
- the tbca gene encoding tubulin-specific chaperone A, with protein sequence MADPRIRQIKIKTGVVKRLAKEEVLYIKEAKQQEEKIERLKAEAGDEYVIKKQLEVLQESRMMIPDCHRRLAMAHADLQQLLETEEELAEMEEYKEARTVLESVKLEG encoded by the exons ATGGCGGATCCAAGAATACGACAAATAAAAATCAAGACCGGTGTGGTTAAACG TTTGGCCAAAGAGGAGGTGTTGTACATAAAGGAGGCAAAGCAGCAGGAAGAGAAGATTGAGCGTCTCAAGGCGGAGGCAGGAGACGAGTATGTAATCAAGAAGCAG TTGGAGGTGTTGCAAGAGTCAAGAATGATGATCCCAGACTGCCATCGTCGTTTAGCTATGGCCCACGCTGACCTACAACAGCTGTTG gaaACAGAAGAGGAACTGGCTGAAATGGAAGAATACAAGGAGGCCAGAACTGTTTTAGAGTCAGTCAAGCTGGAAGGATGA